The genome window TAGGGACCGTTCGCCGTTCGTTCATTGACGATGACTTCAATCGCACCCTCACCCACACCCTTGATCGCACCGAGACCATAAATCACGGTACCGTTCGGCGCCTCATCACTGGCGGCTTCCACGGTGAAGGCAAACCCGGAGCGGTTGATGTCCGGTGCTACCACTTCAAGTTGCATATGCCGACACTCGTTGATGAGTGTGACGACCTTGTCGGTATTATCCATATCCGCCGACAGTACGGCGGCCATGAACGGTGCCGGGTAATGCGCCTTGAGCCACGCGGTCTGGTACGACACCAGCGCATAGGCGGCGGAGTGTGATTTGTTAAAACCGTAACCGGCAAACTTCTCCATCAGGTCGAAGATGTAGGTGGCCGTTTTTTCCTCGACGCCACGCTCCAGCGCACCTTTGGTGAAGATATCGCGCTGTTTGGCCATTTCCTCGGGTTTTTTCTTGCCCATGGCACGACGCAGCAGGTCGGCGGCGCCGAGGCTGTAACCGGCCAGTACCTGGGCAATCTGCATGACCTGTTCCTGGTAAAGGATGATGCCGTAGGTCGGCTCCAGGATCGGCTGGAGGTCCGGGTGCGGGTATTCGATTTTGGCGCCGTGTTTACGAGCAATGAAGTCATCCACCATGCCGGACTGCAACGGGCCGGGCCGGAACAGTGCCACCAGGGCAATGATGTCTTCAAACGTATCCGGCTGCAGGCGCTTGATGAGGTCCTTCATGCCGCGCGATTCGAGCTGGAACACGGCGGTCGTCTGGTAGGCCTTGAGTAGCCTGAAAGACTTCTGGTCATCGAGCGGGACAGACTCGATATCCAGCGGGCCTTCGCCCTGTTCGGCGCGTTGCTTGTTCACGGTCTGCAACGCCCAGTCGATGATGGTCAGGGTGCGCAAGCCCAGGAAATCGAACTTCACCAGCCCGACAGCCTCGACATCATCCTTGTCGAACTGGCTGACGACATTGATACCGCCCTGCTCGCAGTAGACCGGCGTAAAGTCAGTGAGCTTGGTCGGTGAAATGACCACCCCCCCGGCATGCTTGCCGGCGTTGCGCTTCAGTCCTTCCAGCGAGCGCGCCATATCGATCAGGTCGCTCACCTCTTCATCTTCTTTGTACAACTCTGCCAGTGCCTGCTCCTGTTGCAGCGCTTTTTCCAGCGTTATGCCGATCTCAAATGGAATCAGCTTGGCGATGCGGTCAACAAACCCGTAGGGATGCCCCAGCACACGCCCCACGTCACGCACCACGGCCTTGGCGGCCATGGAACCATAGGTGATGATCTGCGAGACCTTTTCACGGCCGTAGTGCTGTGCCACGTAATCGATAACCCGGTCGCGACCTTCCATGCAGAAGTCCACGTCGAAGTCGGGCATGGAAACACGTTCCGGGTTCAGGAAGCGTTCGAACAGCAATTCATATTTAAGCGGGTCGAGGTCGGTAATGGTCAGGGCATAGGCCACCAGTGAACCCGCGCCGGAACCACGCCCCGGCCCTACCGGCACACCGTTTTGTTTGGCCCAGCGGATAAAATCGGCAACGATGAGAAAGTAGCCGGGAAAGCCCATGGAGATAATAACGCCCAGCTCGATCTCCAGGCGCTCATCGTAGGGCTTGCGCTTTTCTGCGAAATCTTCTGCATCAGTGTCGAATAAAAATGCCAGGCGTTTTTCCAGCCCGGCTCGCGCCTCGGCACGGAAGTACTCGTCCATGCTCAACCCGTCCGGCACCGGGAAGTCTGGCAGGTAGTTCTTGCCGAGCGTCAGCTCCAGGGTGCAGCGACGGGCGATTTCAACCGTATTCTGCAAGGCCTCGGGAATATCTGAAAACAGCGCCTGCATTTCTTCGGGACTACGCAGGTATTGCTGCTCGGAATGACGTTTGATACGGCGCTGGTCGTCCAGAGTGCGGCCGTCGTTAATGCACACGCGCACTTCATGTGCATCGAACTCGTCGGGCTTGAGGAAATGCACGTCGTTGGTGGCCACCACCGGTGCATTGTGGCGCGCCGCCAGTTGCACGGCGGCGTGCAGGTAATCCTCCTCACCCTCACGACCGGTGCGTTGCAGTTCGAGGTAGAAGTGATCGGGAAACAGTTTCAGCCAGTGTTGCAGGCGCTGTTCGGCCAACCCGGGATTACCGGCCAGGATGGCACTGCCGATATCACCCTCGCGCCCCCCCGAAAGGGCAATCAGGCCT of Thiogranum longum contains these proteins:
- the dnaE gene encoding DNA polymerase III subunit alpha; its protein translation is MNPAFVHLHLHTEYSLVDGTVRIKPLVEAVADAGMPAVAVTDQCNLFAMVKFYRAALAAGVKPIIGVDIRVRDPEQPAQPFRLVLLCKNKTGYRHLTELVSRSYLEGQHQSVPMIDRDWLPGSTEGLIALSGGREGDIGSAILAGNPGLAEQRLQHWLKLFPDHFYLELQRTGREGEEDYLHAAVQLAARHNAPVVATNDVHFLKPDEFDAHEVRVCINDGRTLDDQRRIKRHSEQQYLRSPEEMQALFSDIPEALQNTVEIARRCTLELTLGKNYLPDFPVPDGLSMDEYFRAEARAGLEKRLAFLFDTDAEDFAEKRKPYDERLEIELGVIISMGFPGYFLIVADFIRWAKQNGVPVGPGRGSGAGSLVAYALTITDLDPLKYELLFERFLNPERVSMPDFDVDFCMEGRDRVIDYVAQHYGREKVSQIITYGSMAAKAVVRDVGRVLGHPYGFVDRIAKLIPFEIGITLEKALQQEQALAELYKEDEEVSDLIDMARSLEGLKRNAGKHAGGVVISPTKLTDFTPVYCEQGGINVVSQFDKDDVEAVGLVKFDFLGLRTLTIIDWALQTVNKQRAEQGEGPLDIESVPLDDQKSFRLLKAYQTTAVFQLESRGMKDLIKRLQPDTFEDIIALVALFRPGPLQSGMVDDFIARKHGAKIEYPHPDLQPILEPTYGIILYQEQVMQIAQVLAGYSLGAADLLRRAMGKKKPEEMAKQRDIFTKGALERGVEEKTATYIFDLMEKFAGYGFNKSHSAAYALVSYQTAWLKAHYPAPFMAAVLSADMDNTDKVVTLINECRHMQLEVVAPDINRSGFAFTVEAASDEAPNGTVIYGLGAIKGVGEGAIEVIVNERTANGPYASLHDLCRRVDSRKVTRRVYEALIRCGAMDKLGENRATLSACLPDAIKLAEQHSRDSAAGQTDMFGNVVAPTEAPPVNVPVQPEWDDEQRLAGEKETLGLYLTGHPIDRYRDELYSMVTGPLSDLVDDSAETASRQRNRDRSVVIAGLVVEFRTRPTQSGGRMAFLTLDDGTGRMEMRLFTRVFEQHQAILSNDKVLVVQGTLAHDDYTDSMRLNAEKIFEMDQAREVFARRLVLEVGARKAGNGFMKSLAGVLSPFREGNCPVGIQYQGDGAQAHLTLGDDWRVHPTDELLHRLRELAGDERVRVVYK